CCTTCATTAACTTGAGGGAAAAATTGATATAAGAAATTAGCTATAACAAAGCTGAGTATTGCATCTCCTAAAAATTCTAATCGTTCATTATGAATGCTACTAGCACTTCGATGTGTTAGTGCTAATATTAAGAGTTTTTTACGAATAAATGTATATCCTAAAGTTTTTTGTAGTTTAGTGAGTTGAATACAATCCATATAGTACCATTTATTATAAATGTTATGTGTATTTTAAAATGTAAGTAATAATGAATGTAAATATAACACAAAATTATTTTAAAAAAAAATAATTAAAAAAATATTTTTTATTTTTTATTTTTTTTTTAAAATTTATTGAATAATCCCAATTCTATAAATATTTATTATTGTATACCATTTTTTTTTATTATCAATATTCATCCATATAAAAAAAGCATTTCCAATAATATTTTTTTCGGGAACGAATCCCCAATAGCGACTGTCAAAACTATTATCTCTATTATCTCCCATAACAAAATATTGTTTTTTTGGAATTACCCACACTCCTTTTTTCATACCATTTTGTGTAAAATAATTATTTATATCATCTTTTCTTTTTGTATATATAATAACGTGAATTGTTTTGTTTTGAAATTTTTCTTGATATTCAGTTTTGTTAGGATGTTTTACTATATTAAAAAAATTATTTTTTTTGTTTTGAAATTTATTTATTGATGTTACATGAAAATCAATTTTTCTAAAAATAATTTTTTTTTTAATTTGAAAAAATTTCAACATCTTATTATTTTTATGTAAATATTCTCTTTTTGTTTTTGTGATATTTATAACTTGAAATACATGAATTTTTTTTTTTTTATAATCATATATTACAATATCTCCTGGAGTACCAATAATTCTTTTAATATAATATATTTCTTTATAAATAGGATGTTTAAAAATAATTAATTGTCCTAAAGTTGGTGGTTTAACGTGAACCCATTTTTTTAAAAATTTGGAATTATTAATAGCATACAAAAATTTATTTGCAAAAATTAAGTCTCCTTTTATAAGAGTTGGCATCATTGAACTAGAAGGAATATAAAATGATTCGATAATATAAGAACGTATGATTAATACACAAAACAAGATTGGAAATATTGATCCGATTATTTGAAAATAATGTAAAACTTTTTTTAAAAAAAAATTTTTTTTTAATTTTTCTATTTTTTTTCTATTTTTTCTGTTGATATACAATTTAATAATTATTTCAAAAAACCAAAAGAAAAAAGTAACAGAGAATAGAAAAATTAATCCTAAAGATATAATTTTATTCATACAATTTTTTATTTATTTTTTAATCCATGTTTAAGATAGAAAAAAATGTTTCTTGTGGTATATGAATATTACCAATTTTTTTCATTCTTTTTTTTCCGATTTTTTGTTTTTTTAATAGTTTTTTTTTACGAGAAATGTCACCTCCATAACATTTAGAAAGAACATTTTTACGTAATTGTTTTATAGTGCTTCTAGCAATAATTTGATTTCCTATAGAAGCTTGAATGATTACATCAAATTGATGTCTAGGAATACTTTCTTTCATTTTTTCAATAAGTTTTCTAGATTGATATTGAACATTTTTTTTATGTATGATAATAGATAAAGCATCAACTTTTTCAGAATTAATTAAAATATCTAATTTTACTAAATTGGATATTTGAAATTTATGGAATTCATATTCTAGTGATGCATAACCACTGCTTACTGATTTTAATTCATCAAAAAAATTTAATATAATTTCAGACATCGGGATTTCATAAATTAAAGATACTTGTCGATTATAATATGTAATAGAAATTTGTTTGGATCTTTTTTTATTACATAAAACAATAATATTTCCAACATAATCAGGAGGAGATAAAATAATACATTTTGCAATTGGTTCTCTAATTTCTTTTATAATATTTAATTTTGGAAATTTATTTGGATTATCTATTTTAATAATTTGATTATTAGTTAGTAAAATTTCATATATTACTGAAGGTGCGGTAGATATTAAATTTAAATTATATTCTCTTTCTAACCTTGATTGAACAATTTCCATATGTAATAAACCTAAAAAACCACATCTAAAACCAAAACCTAATGCTGATGATTGTTCTATTTCATAAAACAAAGATGAATCATTTATACTTAACTTTTTAAGTGCTTCTTTAAATATAACATATTGATTTGCATCTGTAGGAAAAACTCCAGCATAAATTTGTGGTTTCACTTTTTTAAAACCTGGTAATGGATTTAAGGCTGGAAATTTTACTGAAGTAATAGTATCACCAACTATAATATTGTTAATTTTTTTAATTCCACAAA
This Buchnera aphidicola (Thelaxes californica) DNA region includes the following protein-coding sequences:
- the lepB gene encoding signal peptidase I — its product is MNKIISLGLIFLFSVTFFFWFFEIIIKLYINRKNRKKIEKLKKNFFLKKVLHYFQIIGSIFPILFCVLIIRSYIIESFYIPSSSMMPTLIKGDLIFANKFLYAINNSKFLKKWVHVKPPTLGQLIIFKHPIYKEIYYIKRIIGTPGDIVIYDYKKKKIHVFQVINITKTKREYLHKNNKMLKFFQIKKKIIFRKIDFHVTSINKFQNKKNNFFNIVKHPNKTEYQEKFQNKTIHVIIYTKRKDDINNYFTQNGMKKGVWVIPKKQYFVMGDNRDNSFDSRYWGFVPEKNIIGNAFFIWMNIDNKKKWYTIINIYRIGIIQ
- the lepA gene encoding translation elongation factor 4, whose translation is MKNIRNFSIIAHIDHGKSTISDRLIQMCGGLSEREMSEQVLDSMDLEKERGITIKAQSVTIFYVSQKKERYQLNFIDTPGHVNFSYEVSRSLHACEGAILIVDATQGVEAQTVANCYTAVELGLEVIPVINKIDLKTANPKQVKEEIEDIIGINAIDAIECSGKTGVGIINLLESIIYNIPSPRGNNEESLRAIIIDSWFDNYMGVVSLIRIKNGQLKKGETIQFMNTNKKYTVEDIGIFTPKKISKTTLFCGEVGWIICGIKKINNIIVGDTITSVKFPALNPLPGFKKVKPQIYAGVFPTDANQYVIFKEALKKLSINDSSLFYEIEQSSALGFGFRCGFLGLLHMEIVQSRLEREYNLNLISTAPSVIYEILLTNNQIIKIDNPNKFPKLNIIKEIREPIAKCIILSPPDYVGNIIVLCNKKRSKQISITYYNRQVSLIYEIPMSEIILNFFDELKSVSSGYASLEYEFHKFQISNLVKLDILINSEKVDALSIIIHKKNVQYQSRKLIEKMKESIPRHQFDVIIQASIGNQIIARSTIKQLRKNVLSKCYGGDISRKKKLLKKQKIGKKRMKKIGNIHIPQETFFSILNMD